From the Pseudomonas syringae KCTC 12500 genome, the window GTCAGACAGCGCAATAAGCGCGTTGCCGTTGAACGTCGAGTTGGTAGACTCAGGCGTCAAAGGGAGCACATCCATGTTTTTTCAGGCGCACATTACAAGAATCATAAGCCTTGCGTTGATCCTGTCCGGGCTCAGCGGATGCTCGCTCCTGAGTTTTGACCGCACTCAGGAACCGGAAGTGCATTTGCTGAAGGTCCAGGTGGTCAAGGCGAGGCTGACACAGCAGGATTTCAAGCTGTACTTCGAAGTCGATAACCCCAACGAAGACAGCTTGCTGGTACGTGGCCTGAAGTACAAGATCACCCTCAATGACATGGTCCTTGTCGATGACACGTTCAGCGACTGG encodes:
- a CDS encoding LEA type 2 family protein, whose protein sequence is MFFQAHITRIISLALILSGLSGCSLLSFDRTQEPEVHLLKVQVVKARLTQQDFKLYFEVDNPNEDSLLVRGLKYKITLNDMVLVDDTFSDWFVVDGNSRKTFVVPIRTNLWRYARYIAQLLKKPDEPVHYQLDGKLKTGIVFRHNVRIGTSGDVLPEDLIQRR